Proteins found in one Microbacterium sp. LWS13-1.2 genomic segment:
- a CDS encoding DUF4166 domain-containing protein, translated as MTSIFERALGDDFDRLHPMMKRRFGVGLDSAEACVGRGVMTTIRRGPWWTIPFLQIGRLRNILIPDIGADVPFVIENYPYRDPLGRETVTFVREYRIGAHRRRFDATMILDEDRIVDYLGTHQHLAVDLRLSADEDGGLLLTSGAQRFYEGPIGFRFPMLFSGRARLREYFDDADQRFHVDLEVHNRWFGFLFGYRGSFDCEWMPATDAPERLKPRRHEARV; from the coding sequence ATGACCTCCATCTTCGAGCGGGCGCTCGGCGACGACTTCGACCGCCTGCATCCCATGATGAAGCGACGGTTCGGCGTCGGTCTGGACTCCGCGGAGGCGTGCGTGGGCAGGGGAGTGATGACGACCATCCGGCGCGGGCCGTGGTGGACGATCCCGTTCCTGCAGATCGGGCGCCTGCGGAACATCCTGATCCCCGACATCGGTGCCGACGTCCCGTTCGTCATCGAGAACTACCCCTACCGCGACCCGCTCGGCCGCGAGACCGTCACCTTCGTCCGCGAATACCGCATCGGCGCGCACCGGCGCAGATTCGACGCCACGATGATCCTCGACGAGGACCGGATCGTGGACTACCTGGGCACGCACCAGCACCTCGCGGTCGATCTGCGGCTGAGCGCGGACGAGGACGGCGGGCTGCTGCTCACATCGGGTGCGCAGCGGTTCTACGAAGGCCCGATCGGCTTCCGGTTCCCGATGCTCTTCAGCGGACGCGCGCGCTTGCGCGAATACTTCGACGACGCCGACCAGCGGTTCCACGTCGACCTCGAAGTCCACAACCGCTGGTTCGGGTTCCTGTTCGGCTATCGCGGCAGCTTCGACTGCGAGTGGATGCCGGCCACCGACGCTCCGGAACGCCTCAAACCGCGCCGGCACGAAGCTCGGGTCTGA
- a CDS encoding SRPBCC family protein produces MRRSGIYVETTIAADLEAVWTATQVPEHHVRWDVRFTRITPTGLTEAGATAFAYERRVPFHRISGTGVSIGEKQRADGARTSALRFHTRDPLSPIREGRGYWRYVPQDGGIAFLTGYDYTPGWGVLDVVVRPVLGWATAWSFDRLRIWLETGVPPERWPLWSVLWWWRPDRPRAGRCRRTPASGRRRADHLQNAPVTLAALPDPGAPA; encoded by the coding sequence GTGAGGCGCAGCGGTATCTACGTGGAGACGACGATCGCCGCCGACCTCGAGGCGGTGTGGACAGCCACGCAGGTTCCGGAGCACCACGTCCGGTGGGATGTGCGGTTCACACGGATCACTCCGACGGGGCTGACGGAGGCCGGTGCCACGGCCTTCGCGTACGAACGGCGGGTGCCGTTCCACCGCATCAGCGGCACCGGTGTGAGCATCGGCGAGAAGCAGCGCGCGGACGGCGCACGCACCTCCGCGCTCCGGTTCCACACGCGCGATCCGCTGTCGCCGATCCGCGAGGGGCGCGGGTACTGGCGCTACGTCCCGCAGGACGGCGGGATCGCCTTCCTCACCGGCTACGACTACACCCCCGGATGGGGAGTGCTGGACGTCGTCGTCCGCCCCGTCCTGGGCTGGGCCACGGCCTGGAGCTTCGACCGGCTGCGCATCTGGCTCGAGACCGGGGTCCCGCCGGAGCGCTGGCCGCTGTGGAGCGTGCTGTGGTGGTGGCGACCGGATCGACCTCGCGCCGGCCGCTGCCGTCGCACGCCGGCGTCTGGCCGGCGCCGTGCGGACCATCTGCAGAACGCGCCGGTGACCCTGGCCGCTCTGCCCGACCCCGGAGCACCCGCATGA
- a CDS encoding glycoside hydrolase family 3 C-terminal domain-containing protein, with translation MAEDLYTNETFTDLLERLTLEEKVQLLTGRDFWTTWPIEKIGLRRILVSDGPSGVRGEVWDERSPSLNLPSATALSSSWDPAMAARYGAAAAVEARRKDVDVVLGPTINLHRSPLGGRHFEAFSEDPVLTAALAAAYVRGVQENGVGATPKHFVANDFETERFTADVKVDDRTLREVYLRAFEDAIVQERAWLVMSAYNSINGATASENELLETPLNSEWGFDGVVISDWTAVRSIESAKHSQDLAMPGPEGPWGDALVEAVRSGDVDEAAIDRKVVRILRLAARVSALEGFEPVSVEPVHREDGVAFAREAAADGCVLVANDGILPLSTPARIAVIGHNARHARTQGGGSATVLPERVVSPVDGIRNAFPDAEVTYSIGAIVQEGVAELDRDAMRNPVTGEVGARVEMLDDEGEVIFAEDRLASGLVYFGGDAPIAAMSRLVFETDYTPTESGHSRFGFAAVGTGRVFVNGVLREERTVQAIGDDLGAAFLAPPAISVPVDFVAGTTVRLRVEFLPIRLGGFENALSLSVGTEPADVDADELIAEASRAAENADVAIVVVGTNSRVESEGYDRTDLSLPGRQDDLVRVVLAANPRTAVLVNSGAPVLLPWRQEAAALLLTYFGGQEYGSAIGDILTGAREPGGRLPTTWPVELDDLPISDVTPHDGVITYDEGIHIGYRAWLRAGTHPAYPFGFGLGYTTWSIAGASVSDFAGDTATVAVSVQNTGTRAGKQVVQVYASRPDSVVERPVRWLVGFAVVRADAGATVSANVVVRKRDLAYWDGEWRYEPGEYTLHIGSDVINIASTATIRLGLS, from the coding sequence TTGGCCGAGGATCTGTACACAAACGAGACCTTCACCGACCTCCTCGAGCGTTTGACGCTGGAGGAGAAGGTGCAGTTGCTGACAGGTCGTGATTTCTGGACGACGTGGCCGATTGAGAAGATCGGGCTGCGGCGGATCTTGGTGTCGGACGGACCGAGCGGCGTACGCGGTGAGGTGTGGGACGAGCGGTCGCCGTCGCTGAATCTGCCGTCGGCGACGGCGTTGTCGTCGTCGTGGGACCCCGCGATGGCGGCCCGCTATGGGGCTGCGGCTGCGGTGGAGGCGCGGCGCAAGGATGTGGACGTGGTGCTGGGGCCGACGATCAATCTGCATCGATCTCCGCTGGGTGGCCGGCATTTCGAGGCGTTCAGCGAGGACCCGGTGCTGACGGCCGCACTCGCCGCAGCGTATGTGCGGGGCGTGCAGGAGAACGGGGTCGGTGCGACGCCGAAGCACTTCGTCGCGAACGATTTCGAGACCGAGCGGTTCACCGCCGACGTCAAGGTCGACGATCGGACGCTGCGAGAGGTCTACTTGCGGGCGTTCGAGGACGCGATCGTGCAAGAGCGGGCGTGGCTGGTGATGAGCGCGTACAACTCGATCAACGGCGCGACCGCCTCTGAGAATGAGTTGTTGGAGACGCCGCTGAACAGCGAGTGGGGCTTCGACGGTGTGGTTATCAGCGACTGGACCGCGGTGCGCAGCATCGAGAGTGCGAAGCATTCGCAGGATCTTGCGATGCCCGGCCCCGAGGGCCCGTGGGGCGACGCGCTGGTGGAGGCGGTTCGCAGCGGCGACGTCGACGAGGCGGCGATCGACCGCAAGGTTGTGCGTATTCTGCGGCTCGCCGCGCGGGTCAGTGCGCTGGAGGGCTTCGAACCCGTATCGGTGGAGCCGGTCCACCGCGAGGACGGCGTTGCATTCGCTCGCGAAGCCGCGGCGGATGGCTGCGTCCTCGTCGCCAACGATGGCATCCTTCCGCTCTCGACGCCCGCGCGGATCGCGGTCATCGGGCACAATGCCCGCCACGCCCGCACGCAAGGCGGCGGCAGCGCGACGGTGCTGCCGGAGCGCGTCGTGTCGCCGGTCGACGGCATCCGCAACGCGTTTCCCGACGCAGAGGTCACCTATTCGATAGGCGCGATTGTGCAGGAAGGTGTCGCCGAGCTCGACCGCGACGCGATGCGCAACCCTGTCACCGGCGAGGTCGGCGCCCGAGTTGAGATGCTCGACGACGAGGGCGAAGTGATCTTCGCGGAGGATCGGCTGGCCAGCGGCTTGGTCTACTTCGGCGGCGATGCCCCGATCGCCGCGATGTCACGGCTTGTCTTCGAGACCGACTACACACCGACCGAGTCCGGCCACTCGCGGTTCGGATTCGCTGCCGTCGGTACCGGCCGGGTGTTTGTGAACGGTGTGCTGCGCGAGGAGCGCACCGTGCAGGCGATCGGCGATGACCTCGGCGCCGCCTTCCTGGCACCGCCCGCGATATCGGTTCCCGTCGACTTCGTAGCCGGCACGACCGTGCGGTTGCGGGTGGAGTTCCTGCCCATTCGGCTCGGGGGTTTCGAGAACGCGCTGAGCCTTAGCGTGGGCACTGAGCCGGCCGACGTCGACGCCGACGAGCTCATCGCAGAGGCCTCCCGTGCCGCCGAGAACGCCGACGTCGCAATCGTGGTCGTGGGTACGAACTCGCGCGTGGAGTCGGAGGGTTACGACCGCACCGACCTGTCGCTGCCCGGCAGGCAGGACGACCTGGTCCGTGTCGTGCTGGCCGCCAACCCGCGCACGGCGGTGCTCGTCAACTCCGGCGCCCCGGTGCTGCTCCCGTGGCGGCAGGAGGCGGCGGCGCTCCTGCTGACCTATTTCGGCGGGCAGGAGTACGGCTCCGCGATCGGCGACATCCTCACCGGCGCTCGCGAACCGGGTGGCCGACTGCCCACCACGTGGCCTGTAGAGCTGGACGACCTGCCCATCTCGGACGTGACGCCTCACGACGGCGTCATCACCTACGACGAGGGCATTCACATCGGCTATCGCGCGTGGCTGCGTGCCGGCACGCACCCGGCCTACCCGTTCGGGTTCGGCCTGGGCTACACCACGTGGAGCATCGCCGGTGCGTCGGTCAGCGACTTCGCCGGCGATACGGCGACCGTGGCCGTCAGCGTGCAGAACACCGGCACCCGGGCTGGCAAGCAAGTCGTCCAGGTCTATGCGTCCCGTCCCGACTCCGTCGTCGAGCGTCCCGTGCGGTGGCTCGTCGGCTTCGCCGTCGTTCGCGCGGATGCCGGAGCCACGGTGTCTGCCAACGTCGTGGTTCGCAAACGCGACCTGGCCTACTGGGACGGCGAATGGCGCTACGAACCCGGCGAATATACACTCCACATCGGCTCCGATGTCATCAACATCGCCAGCACGGCGACGATTCGCCTCGGACTCAGCTGA
- a CDS encoding sulfatase, protein MRAIVVMFDSLNRRLLPGYGNTDVDAPNFERLATRTATFDQCYAGSMPCMPARRELHTGRYNFLHRSWGPLEPFDDSVPEMMKKAGVYTHLVTDHQHYWEDGAGTYHNRFNTYEFFRGQEGDLWKGHVADPDVPATLNPRHFLARQDLINRMYLRDEADHPQTLTFDAGLEFMKANLEEDRWLLHLETFDPHEPFFSYDRYREQYGLEEGGVVFDWPSYRRVTESHEEMELARRSYYALVSMCDRSLGRVLDFMDDNAMWDDTMLIVCTDHGFLLGEHGWWGKSVMPWYDETIHTPLYIWDPRAGVQGERRESLVQTIDLGPTLLEYFELERTDDMHGRPLVDVVRADTPVREGALFGAHGGHVSVTDGRYVYMRACSDETNTPLFEYTLMPTHMRSRFSVDELRHAELVDGFDFMKGVPVLKIPAWTLGNPWEFGTLLFDLETDPDQTTPLRDDELELRMAELLVGLMRHNDAPADQFERLGLPARGPLAVEHLQVERQWGQAERSRQAAARREHFPDGSILTSTPVRELLADDRRREVIQELIPQLASPFIVGFAGGESLLLAAAAVPGVTGDQLVELASELGSADAVYDG, encoded by the coding sequence ATGCGCGCGATCGTTGTGATGTTCGACAGCCTCAACCGCCGGCTGCTGCCGGGATACGGCAACACCGACGTCGACGCACCGAACTTCGAGCGTCTCGCGACGCGGACCGCGACCTTCGATCAGTGCTACGCCGGCAGCATGCCCTGCATGCCAGCACGACGTGAGCTGCATACGGGGCGCTACAACTTCCTGCACCGGTCCTGGGGGCCTCTTGAACCGTTCGACGATTCGGTCCCCGAGATGATGAAGAAGGCTGGCGTCTACACCCACCTCGTCACGGACCACCAGCATTACTGGGAGGACGGCGCGGGCACCTATCACAACCGGTTCAACACGTACGAGTTCTTCCGCGGTCAGGAGGGCGACCTCTGGAAGGGGCATGTCGCGGACCCGGACGTGCCCGCGACGCTCAACCCGCGCCATTTCCTCGCCAGGCAGGACTTGATCAACCGGATGTACCTGCGGGACGAGGCAGACCACCCGCAGACCCTCACGTTCGACGCGGGTCTCGAATTCATGAAGGCGAACCTTGAAGAGGACCGCTGGCTACTGCACCTCGAAACGTTCGATCCACACGAGCCGTTCTTCAGCTACGACCGCTATCGCGAGCAGTATGGACTCGAGGAGGGCGGCGTCGTGTTTGACTGGCCCTCTTACCGCCGCGTCACCGAGTCGCACGAGGAGATGGAGCTCGCCCGCCGCTCGTACTATGCGCTCGTCTCCATGTGCGATCGGTCGCTCGGCCGCGTTCTCGACTTCATGGACGACAACGCCATGTGGGACGACACGATGCTGATCGTCTGCACCGACCACGGGTTCCTGCTCGGCGAGCACGGGTGGTGGGGCAAGTCCGTCATGCCTTGGTACGACGAGACGATCCACACACCGCTCTACATCTGGGACCCGCGGGCGGGTGTCCAGGGCGAACGCCGTGAGAGCCTCGTGCAGACGATCGACCTCGGGCCGACCCTGCTGGAATACTTCGAGCTCGAGCGCACAGACGACATGCACGGGCGACCCCTCGTCGACGTTGTCAGGGCTGACACCCCCGTGCGCGAGGGAGCGCTGTTCGGCGCGCACGGCGGTCACGTCAGCGTCACCGACGGACGCTATGTCTACATGCGGGCGTGCAGCGATGAGACCAACACTCCGCTCTTCGAGTACACCCTCATGCCGACTCATATGCGCAGCCGCTTCTCCGTGGACGAGCTGCGGCACGCGGAGCTCGTCGACGGCTTCGACTTCATGAAAGGCGTGCCCGTCCTCAAGATCCCTGCGTGGACCCTCGGGAATCCATGGGAGTTCGGCACCCTGCTGTTCGATCTGGAGACGGACCCCGACCAGACCACGCCGCTACGCGACGACGAGCTCGAGCTGCGGATGGCGGAGCTGCTGGTGGGATTGATGCGTCACAACGATGCTCCGGCCGACCAGTTCGAACGGCTCGGGCTGCCCGCCAGGGGTCCGCTGGCTGTCGAGCACCTGCAGGTGGAGCGGCAGTGGGGGCAGGCGGAACGGTCGCGTCAAGCGGCCGCCCGCCGTGAACATTTCCCCGACGGGTCCATCCTCACCTCGACCCCGGTCCGCGAGCTGCTCGCCGACGACCGTCGGCGCGAGGTCATCCAGGAGCTGATTCCCCAATTGGCTTCGCCGTTCATCGTCGGCTTCGCGGGCGGAGAGTCCCTCCTCCTCGCGGCGGCGGCCGTGCCGGGAGTGACCGGTGATCAACTCGTCGAGCTCGCGTCAGAGCTGGGCTCGGCGGACGCGGTGTACGACGGCTGA
- a CDS encoding ATP-binding cassette domain-containing protein encodes MTKLNRGDMLLDAREVVVEFPVKGWRKPPFQALHGVSIDIRQGETLGLVGESGSGKTTLGRAVLGLVPVTRGSIEFAGRNISALSPRERRAMATDIQVVFQDPYSSLNPAMTVGDILSEPLSTQRATREDARRRVGELLAAVNLPADAASRYPREFSGGQRQRIATARALALEPELIVCDEPVSALDLSTQARVLDLLIEIQERTGVSYLFISHDLSVVRAISHRVAVMYRGDIVEVGAGDKLTSDPDHEYSKKLLMAAPIADPVMQRDRREERRRFFEAQMITVQQEEVM; translated from the coding sequence ATGACCAAGCTCAACCGGGGTGACATGCTCCTTGACGCGCGCGAAGTGGTTGTCGAGTTCCCCGTGAAGGGATGGCGCAAGCCGCCGTTCCAGGCACTGCACGGCGTCTCCATCGACATCCGGCAGGGCGAGACTCTCGGACTCGTCGGGGAATCGGGATCAGGCAAGACGACGCTCGGCCGTGCGGTACTCGGGCTGGTTCCCGTCACGCGTGGATCGATCGAGTTCGCGGGACGGAACATCTCCGCACTCTCGCCGCGGGAGCGCCGCGCGATGGCGACCGACATCCAGGTGGTGTTCCAGGATCCGTACAGCTCGCTGAACCCGGCCATGACCGTGGGTGACATCCTCAGCGAGCCGCTCTCCACGCAGCGCGCGACGCGCGAGGACGCCCGTCGGCGGGTTGGTGAACTGCTCGCGGCCGTCAACCTTCCGGCGGACGCGGCGAGCCGCTATCCGCGTGAGTTCTCGGGCGGGCAGCGCCAGCGCATCGCGACCGCGCGTGCTCTGGCGCTCGAGCCCGAGCTCATCGTCTGTGACGAGCCAGTGTCGGCCCTGGACCTGTCAACCCAGGCGCGGGTACTCGACCTCCTGATCGAGATCCAGGAGCGCACGGGGGTGTCGTACCTGTTCATTTCGCACGACCTCTCGGTGGTCCGAGCAATCAGCCACCGTGTGGCGGTGATGTATCGAGGCGACATCGTCGAAGTCGGCGCGGGAGACAAGCTCACCTCCGACCCCGACCACGAGTACTCGAAGAAGCTCCTGATGGCCGCACCCATCGCCGACCCGGTGATGCAGCGCGACCGCCGCGAGGAGCGGCGCCGTTTTTTCGAGGCGCAGATGATCACCGTGCAGCAGGAAGAGGTCATGTGA
- a CDS encoding dipeptide/oligopeptide/nickel ABC transporter permease/ATP-binding protein, giving the protein MTGAPSTVAVVTAAKPHVSLTRSVLRNPLGLTAIITLLFVILLSIFGPIFMQHSPTEVRIDLILAAPGGEYLLGGDSAGRDIASRLVSGGRNTLIGALIAVSIALIVGTTSGLIAGYFGKFFDSVSSWIANVILALPAMIVLLALYQSLGGSVYASMAVFGVMLSPGFFRLTRNQVISVKNELYVDAARVAGLSSGRIIGRHILRVVRSPIIIQTAIVAGIAIIIQSGLEFLGLGDPSTPTWGGMLQDAFANIYIAPLSVLWPGIMISITVAALVLLGNAIRDALQGRRVAGAIRLSPKAATLEKPAGEGDASVLLSVRGLSVAYGSIADPTVVVHDVGFDIRDGEIVGVVGESGSGKTQSAFSILGLLPRGGRVAAGSILFEGTELAGADRTVFQAMRGKEIAYVPQEPMSNLDPSFRIGFQLVEPMVTVLGISKREAKKRALALLSRVGIPDPQRTFNAYPHEISGGMAQRVLIAGAVSCNPRLLIADEPTTALDVTVQAEVLDLLRELQSEYGMGVMLVTHNLGVVADICDRVVVMQHGRVVEQGTVHEIFQEAKDPYTRMLLDSTLDDVDARGELVSAEKGA; this is encoded by the coding sequence GTGACCGGTGCACCCTCGACCGTCGCGGTCGTCACGGCCGCCAAGCCGCACGTCTCCCTCACGCGCAGCGTGCTGCGCAACCCGCTCGGCCTCACGGCGATCATCACGCTGCTGTTCGTCATCCTGCTGAGCATCTTCGGACCGATCTTCATGCAGCACTCGCCGACCGAGGTGCGCATCGACCTGATCCTCGCCGCTCCCGGTGGGGAATACCTGCTGGGTGGCGACAGCGCGGGACGCGACATCGCCAGCCGTCTCGTCTCGGGTGGGCGCAACACGCTCATCGGAGCCCTGATCGCCGTGTCGATCGCGCTGATCGTCGGCACGACGTCGGGTCTCATCGCGGGGTACTTCGGTAAGTTCTTCGACAGCGTGTCGAGCTGGATCGCCAACGTGATCCTGGCGCTGCCGGCCATGATCGTCCTCCTGGCGCTGTACCAGTCGCTGGGCGGATCGGTGTACGCCAGTATGGCCGTATTCGGCGTCATGCTCTCGCCCGGCTTCTTCCGGCTCACCCGCAACCAGGTCATCTCCGTGAAGAACGAGCTCTACGTCGACGCGGCCCGCGTGGCCGGACTGAGCAGTGGCCGTATCATCGGCCGGCACATCCTGCGCGTCGTGCGGTCACCCATCATCATCCAGACCGCCATCGTCGCAGGCATCGCGATCATCATTCAGTCGGGGCTGGAGTTCCTCGGCCTCGGAGACCCCAGTACCCCGACGTGGGGTGGCATGCTCCAGGATGCGTTCGCGAACATCTACATCGCCCCCCTGTCGGTGCTGTGGCCGGGCATCATGATCTCGATCACGGTGGCCGCGCTCGTGCTCCTCGGCAACGCGATCCGCGACGCCCTCCAGGGACGCCGCGTCGCAGGAGCCATCCGGCTCTCGCCGAAGGCGGCGACGCTGGAGAAGCCGGCCGGTGAAGGCGATGCGTCGGTGCTGCTCTCGGTGCGCGGACTCAGTGTGGCCTACGGCTCGATCGCAGACCCCACGGTTGTCGTGCACGACGTCGGCTTCGACATCCGCGACGGCGAGATCGTCGGCGTCGTCGGCGAATCCGGGTCGGGCAAGACGCAGTCGGCCTTCTCCATCCTCGGACTGCTTCCTCGGGGCGGTCGGGTGGCCGCTGGGTCGATCCTCTTCGAAGGAACCGAACTCGCCGGTGCCGACCGCACCGTGTTCCAAGCTATGCGCGGCAAAGAGATCGCCTACGTGCCGCAGGAGCCGATGAGCAACCTCGACCCGTCGTTCCGCATCGGCTTCCAGCTCGTCGAGCCCATGGTGACGGTGCTCGGCATCTCGAAGCGCGAGGCCAAGAAGCGGGCACTCGCACTCCTGTCACGCGTCGGCATCCCCGATCCGCAGCGCACTTTCAACGCCTACCCGCACGAGATCTCGGGCGGCATGGCGCAGCGCGTGCTCATCGCGGGCGCGGTGTCGTGCAACCCGAGGCTGCTGATCGCCGACGAGCCCACCACGGCGCTCGACGTCACGGTGCAGGCCGAGGTGCTCGACCTCCTGCGGGAGCTGCAGTCGGAGTACGGCATGGGAGTCATGCTCGTGACCCACAACCTCGGCGTCGTAGCCGATATCTGCGATCGGGTGGTCGTGATGCAGCACGGCCGAGTCGTCGAGCAGGGCACCGTGCACGAGATCTTCCAGGAGGCGAAGGATCCGTACACGCGGATGCTGCTCGACTCCACCCTCGACGACGTCGATGCGCGAGGCGAACTCGTCTCGGCCGAGAAGGGAGCGTAG
- a CDS encoding ABC transporter permease, whose amino-acid sequence MISTVTFLLVYSTASDVARNVLGENATEEQVAAKTSELGLDRPLVTQYFDWLTHALQGDFGVSWFTSEPVAQMVSNRMPVTLSMVILAVAFTAVISAVLGVTAAVRGGAIDRVLQFVSIIGFSLPNFWVALMLVIVFALTLRLFPATGYVPFEQDPSAWALSLVLPVTALVIGGIASAAQQIRGAFIDVLEHDYIRTLEARGISRRSVLLRHVLRNAAPPALTVLSLQFIGLLGGAVVIERIFAIPGLGTLTVNSSIQGDIPAIMGIVVAMVIVVVIVNLIIDLANGWINPKARLQ is encoded by the coding sequence GTGATCTCCACGGTGACGTTCCTTCTCGTGTACTCGACGGCCTCTGATGTGGCCCGCAATGTGCTGGGCGAAAACGCCACCGAGGAGCAGGTCGCGGCAAAGACGAGCGAGCTCGGCCTCGATCGCCCGCTGGTCACGCAATACTTCGACTGGCTCACGCACGCGTTGCAGGGCGACTTCGGCGTCTCGTGGTTCACGAGCGAGCCGGTCGCGCAGATGGTCTCGAACCGGATGCCTGTGACTCTCTCGATGGTCATCCTTGCGGTGGCGTTCACCGCCGTGATCAGCGCCGTCCTGGGCGTCACGGCGGCCGTGCGAGGCGGCGCCATCGACCGAGTGCTGCAGTTCGTCTCAATCATCGGCTTTTCGCTTCCCAACTTCTGGGTCGCACTGATGCTCGTCATCGTCTTCGCGCTCACGCTCCGGCTCTTCCCCGCGACTGGTTATGTTCCGTTCGAGCAGGACCCGTCTGCGTGGGCGCTCAGCCTGGTGCTCCCCGTGACCGCCCTCGTCATCGGTGGCATAGCATCGGCTGCCCAGCAGATCCGCGGTGCCTTCATCGACGTTCTCGAGCACGACTACATCCGGACCCTGGAAGCCCGCGGGATCAGCCGACGCTCGGTGCTGCTGCGTCATGTCTTGCGCAACGCCGCGCCGCCGGCGCTCACCGTCCTCTCCCTGCAGTTCATCGGACTGCTCGGTGGCGCCGTAGTCATCGAGCGCATCTTTGCCATTCCCGGGCTCGGAACCCTTACCGTCAACTCCTCTATCCAGGGCGATATCCCCGCGATCATGGGCATCGTGGTGGCGATGGTCATCGTGGTCGTGATCGTGAACCTGATCATCGACCTCGCCAACGGATGGATCAACCCGAAAGCGAGACTTCAGTGA
- a CDS encoding ABC transporter substrate-binding protein, with translation MFDNNSFDRGALEIGHRVHFWMPVYDTLLVLDPQAEIQPNLATDWAYNEDNTILNLTLRDDVTFTDGTPFDGEAVKANLEYLKASTGQNSYMAASIEQVEVVSSTEVNLRLSAPDPGLLGYLTVVGGAMASPESLGAGDAATTAVGSGPYTLTEATPGSQYVYERNEDYWNTEEFPYDEIVVKPIADPTARLNALKSGQADVGVVNSTQAAEAEGGDLTVERYPTDWQGLFLNDRNGTMVPALADVRVRQAINLVFDKESILKNLSRGEGEVTSQTFNTLSEAYVADLDTAYEIDLEQAKDLMAEAGYEDGFAVTMPDLAQFPQVAPIIEQQLAQIGIVVTFEKVAADATIAEVLSGKYPMFWFSLGSQSAWQDFRKFAFPTSPWNTSKVDDPGMTSLLETAQFATGDEQASAFQAVNDYLVDRAWMAPWFRANTIFVTATDVDATPQAWNVVPWIRNFAPAS, from the coding sequence GTGTTCGACAACAACTCGTTTGATCGCGGAGCGCTCGAGATCGGCCATCGCGTCCACTTCTGGATGCCGGTCTACGACACTCTCCTCGTTCTCGACCCGCAAGCTGAGATCCAACCGAACTTGGCCACCGACTGGGCCTACAACGAGGACAACACCATCCTCAACCTCACGCTGCGGGACGATGTCACGTTCACCGACGGCACGCCCTTCGACGGCGAGGCTGTGAAGGCGAACCTCGAGTACCTCAAGGCCAGCACAGGCCAGAACTCCTATATGGCCGCGTCGATCGAACAGGTCGAGGTGGTGAGCTCGACCGAGGTCAACCTCCGTCTCAGTGCTCCCGACCCAGGCCTCCTCGGATATCTGACTGTCGTGGGAGGTGCCATGGCCAGCCCCGAGAGTCTCGGTGCCGGCGATGCGGCCACCACGGCTGTCGGCAGCGGTCCGTACACGCTGACCGAGGCTACTCCCGGCAGTCAGTACGTCTACGAGCGCAACGAGGACTATTGGAACACCGAGGAATTCCCTTATGACGAAATCGTGGTGAAGCCGATCGCCGACCCGACGGCACGCCTCAACGCGCTGAAGTCCGGCCAGGCCGATGTCGGCGTGGTGAACTCCACGCAGGCGGCTGAGGCGGAGGGCGGCGATCTGACGGTCGAGCGCTACCCGACCGACTGGCAGGGACTGTTCCTGAATGATCGCAACGGCACGATGGTTCCCGCCCTCGCTGACGTGCGCGTGCGGCAGGCGATCAACCTCGTCTTCGACAAGGAGTCGATCCTCAAGAACCTCTCGCGCGGCGAGGGCGAAGTCACGTCCCAGACGTTCAACACGCTCAGCGAGGCGTACGTGGCAGATCTCGACACGGCATACGAAATCGATCTGGAGCAGGCGAAGGATCTGATGGCGGAGGCCGGCTACGAAGACGGCTTCGCGGTGACGATGCCCGACCTCGCGCAGTTCCCGCAGGTCGCGCCGATCATCGAGCAGCAGTTGGCTCAGATCGGGATCGTTGTGACCTTCGAGAAGGTCGCCGCCGACGCCACGATCGCCGAGGTGCTCTCCGGCAAGTACCCGATGTTCTGGTTCTCGCTCGGCAGCCAGAGCGCGTGGCAGGACTTCCGCAAGTTCGCCTTCCCCACCTCGCCGTGGAACACGTCGAAAGTGGACGACCCGGGGATGACCTCGCTCCTCGAGACCGCTCAGTTCGCCACCGGCGACGAGCAGGCCAGTGCCTTCCAGGCGGTCAACGACTATCTCGTCGACCGGGCCTGGATGGCCCCGTGGTTCCGTGCCAACACGATCTTCGTCACGGCCACCGATGTCGACGCGACGCCGCAGGCGTGGAACGTCGTGCCCTGGATCCGGAACTTCGCGCCCGCGTCCTGA